Proteins from a genomic interval of Spea bombifrons isolate aSpeBom1 chromosome 4, aSpeBom1.2.pri, whole genome shotgun sequence:
- the LOC128490308 gene encoding homeodomain-interacting protein kinase 2-like, with protein MCRYAEALTLPITGIKELKPRFQEKTYITEPTFSFCIGCNSVTSVKSLCCPETTLGDYHLKKDEVLSSTTNTYKVLEFLGRGTFGQVVKCKRGINESVAVKILKNHPVYAKQGQIEANILARLSREGPDENNFVKLYECFLHKNHICLVFEMLHQSLYDFMRERTFSPLPLKHIRPVLQQVSTALMKLRSLGLVHTDLKPENIMLVDPHRQPYRVKVIDFGCASNITNSVCAGNLQTIYYRAPEIILGLPFCEAIDIWSLGCVIAELFLGCPLYPGESDYDMIRYISDTQGLPAERLLSTGTKTTRFFHRSRYCPYPLWRLKTPEEHEAETGVTSKETRMYIINSLEDMAQVLVASDLEGSDLLVEKSDRCEFIDLLNKMLSMDADERITSSETLNHPFVTMAHLLDFPRSSHVKSCFQSMEICKRRVNQSKMPFITPVAPRTSTNLTMTFNNRIDTVHSQAWPSGTQQILFSPAWQQLAGVADSPQLADWRDSSHYQVSSSLFVSSPDQYQQMNENTSPFWSVPQSSSPYSPFINCGWGESSITGCHDHQLQTVTIPDAYSPEDTTRFWSVPQSSSPYSPSITCGWGEGSVSRSPDHQWQNIWIPDTVFNIDSDSGEEEEQRQAAPWDSSDYQVSSSLFVSSPDQYQQMNENTSPFWSLPQNSAPCSPFVNCGWGESSITGCLDHQLQTVTIPDAYSPADTTPFWSVPQSSAPYSPSITCGWGEGSVSRSPDHQWQNIWIPDAVFNIDSDSDEEQRQAALSLLNQDRNAIGCATVPDSPFSGSSSDSCPYGAIGQRPGTNSTAQESRCQPESACPANHRTILVPPLRQPDTSSLYGYEPELSDFFYASLASAFPASSSTVGTSASRQPRAGRQSFQQQPIYLSQMSQHHISERTSSHRKQRVYLTRRRAKAPYYFPRGSPSRGAIRHRLAAEAHLPGQPDLCTYTAPQAPGPIGTVAHLLASQGSAMHVAYHTSNIPVSMTPGLFPYPSLHPGQYQAQFAHQTFIPACFTSSVYTGYPLSPPDTVYQYPYI; from the exons atgtgtcGGTACGCtgaagcattaacattacccatTACGGGAATTAAGGAACTCAAACCTCGGTTTCAAGAA AAAACCTATATCACCGAACCAACCTTCAGCTTCTGTATAGG ATGTAATTCTG TGACGAGCGTTAAATCGCTCTGTTGCCCCGAGACCACCCTGGGGGATTACCATCTGAAGAAGGATGAGGTGCTGAGCTCAACTACCAACACCTACAAGGTTCTGGAGTTTTTGGGGAGAGGAACCTTCGGACAGGTCGTGAAGTGTAAAAGGGGGATCAACGAATCAGTGGCTGTGAAGATCTTGAAGAACCACCCTGTGTATGCCAAGCAAGGCCAGATTGAAGCCAACATCCTGGCCCGGCTGAGCAGGGAGGGCCCTGATGAGAACAACTTTGTGAAATTATATGAGTGCTTTCTACACaagaaccacatctgccttgtGTTTGAGATGCTCCATCAAAGCCTCTATGATTTCATGAGGGAGCGTACGTTCAGCCCGTTGCCCCTTAAACATATCCGACCTGTCCTGCAGCAGGTGAGCACGGCCCTCATGAAGCTGAGAAGCCTGGGGTTGGTCCACACGGACCTGAAGCCAGAGAACATCATGCTGGTCGACCCCCACAGGCAGCCATACAGAGTGAAAGTCATTGACTTTGGATGTGCGAGTAACATCACCAACTCTGTATGTGCCGGCAACCTGCAGACCATTTATTACAG GGCTCCTGAGATCATCTTGGGGCTACCATTCTGCGAGGCCATTGACATCTGGTCCTTGGGCTGTGTCATCGCTGAGCTCTTTTTAGGGTGTCCTCTGTACCCAGGAGAATCGGACTACGATATG ATCCGTTACATCTCGGACACTCAGGGTTTACCGGCGGAGCGTCTACTTAGCACCGGGACAAAGACCACCCGCTTCTTCCATCGGAGCAGATATTGTCCATACCCGCTGTGGAGATTAAAG ACCCCTGAAGAGCATGAAGCGGAGACCGGCGTTACTTCCAAGGAGACCAGAATGTACATCATTAATAGTCTGGAGGACATGGCTCAGGTACTGG TGGCATCAGATTTGGAAGGGAGCGATTTGCTGGTGGAGAAGTCAGACAGATGCGAGTTCATCGACCTGCTAAACAAGATGCTGAGTATGGATGCGGACGAAAGAATAACATCTAGCGAGACTCTCAACCACCCCTTCGTGACCATGGCCCACCTGCTGGATTTCCCGCGTAGCTCACA TGTAAAATCCTGTTTCCAGAGCATGGAGATCTGTAAGCGGCGGGTCAACCAGTCCAAGATGCCCTTCATCACACCTGTGGCCCCCAGAACCTCCACCAACCTGACTATGACTTTTAACAATCGGATTGACACTGTGCACAGCCAG GCATGGCCCAGCGGCACACAACAGATCCTGTTTTCCCCGGCCTGGCAACAACTGGCCGGTGTGGCAGACTCCCCGCAGCTTGCAGATTGGAG GGATTCCTCTCACTACCAGGTCTCGTCATCCCTGTTTGTCAGTTCTCCCGATCAGTATCAACAAATGAACGAGAACACATCTCCTTTCTGGTCGGTGCCCCAGAGTTCTTCCCCTTATAGCCCCTTCATTAACTGTGGCTGGGGAGAAAGCTCTATTACCGGGTGCCACGACCACCAGCTGCAAACAGTCACGATTCCTGACGCATACAGTCCTGAGGACACAACCCGTTTTTGGTCAGTGCCCCAGAGTTCTTCCCCTTATAGCCCATCCATCACCTGTGGCTGGGGTGAAGGCTCTGTAAGCAGATCTCCTGACCATCAATGGCAAAATATCTGGATTCCCGACACTGTCTTCAACATCGACAGTGACTCCGGTGAGGAGGAAGAACAAAGGCAAGCGGCCCCATG GGATTCCTCTGACTACCAGGTCTCGTCATCCCTGTTTGTCAGTTCTCCTGATCAGTATCAACAAATGAACGAGAACACATCTCCTTTCTGGTCGCTGCCCCAGAATTCTGCCCCTTGTAGCCCCTTCGTTAACTGTGGCTGGGGAGAAAGCTCTATTACCGGGTGCCTTGACCACCAGCTGCAAACAGTCACGATTCCTGACGCATACAGTCCTGCGGACACAACCCCTTTTTGGTCGGTGCCTCAGAGTTCTGCCCCTTATAGCCCATCCATCACCTGTGGCTGGGGTGAAGGCTCTGTAAGCAGATCTCCTGACCATCAATGGCAAAATATCTGGATTCCGGACGCTGTCTTCAACATCGACAGTGACTCCGATGAAGAGCAAAGGCAGGCGGCCTTAAG CCTCCTAAATCAGGACAGGAACGCAATCGGCTGTGCCACCGTTCCCGATTCGCCTTTCTCAGGTTCTTCTAGCGACAGCTGCCCCTATGGAGCCATCGGGCAGCGCCCTGGCACCAATTCTACCGCCCAGGAGAGCAGATGCCAACCAGAGAGCGCCTGTCCTGCCAACCATCGCACGATCCTTGTACCACCTCTGAGACAGCCAG ATACATCCAGCCTCTATGGATATGAACCGGAGTTGTCAGACTTCTTCTATGCATCATTGGCTTCGGCTTTTCCTGCCTCCAGTAGCACTGTGGGAACGTCGGCGTCTCGGCAGCCACGTGCCGGCAGGCAGTCCTTCCAACAACAGCCAATTTATCTGAGCCAG ATGTCTCAACACCACATCTCAGAGCGTACAAGCAGCCACCGAAAGCAACGAGTCTACTTAACCCGCCGGCGTGCCAAGGCTCCGTATTACTTCCCTCGTGGAAGCCCCAGCCGTGGAGCCATTCGCCATCGCCTGGCGGCTGAAGCTCACCTTCCCGGCCAGCCTGACCTGTGCACCTATACCGCACCTCAGGCGCCGGGTCCCATCGGAACAGTTGCTCACCTGCTGGCTTCCCAAGGATCGGCGATGCATGTTGCATACCACACCAGCAACATACCTGTTAGCATGACCCCAGGATTATTTCCCTACCCCAGCCTCCACCCTGGCCAGTACCAGGCCCAGTTTGCCCATCAGACTTTCATCCCAGCCTGCTTCACTTCCAGCGTTTACACCGGATACCCGCTAAGCCCACCTGATACTGTCTATCAGTACCCTTACATATAG
- the CCDC77 gene encoding coiled-coil domain-containing protein 77, with product MEVTPRRGGRYEASLSQASSLSSGDTPKPVDTTPLPPINERLAYLRPSRELLEYYRKKIAEFDEEHEDLVKRLEQYKATYEEQHKLQWEMRQREEEIAELQKALSDMQVFLFQEREQVLRLYSENDRLKIRELEDRKKIQKLLALVGTSNGEITYFHKEPPNKVTIPQRAIQSGDPHERREKCTARLGGKRVSLKSAGKGHVADVPDKADEQTLLLQIEALQAQLEEQTRLSKEQVESLLDDRRIRMEEAQVQHQRDEDKVKQLTEKLNKTQKLLYESTRDFLQLKFESRANEKSWMAEKDRLLRELDRCREQLTSAHDPERDREHELQVLRLSKAERAARTSRSEEVKALSEQLAQAHRLSDMYREQCVSLEDELAKIREEGDVGQEIFKERSEKMAKRLQLMTKRYEALEKRRNMEVEGFKNDIKLLRQRLKDVEKQLFKVTLNIGPDQDLAILNAVRQGNKRTRNIQGELRSLKAKIYGLENELRIG from the exons ATGGAAGTGACACCCCGCCGAGGTGGCAG GTATGAAGCTTCTCTATCGCAGGCTTCGTCCCTGTCTTCTGGCGACACTCCGAAGCCGGTAGACACGACCCCTCTGCCTCCGATTAACGAGCGATTGGCGTATCTGCGCCCGTCTCGGGAGTTGCTGGAGTATTACCGGAAGAAGATTGCGGAGTTTGATGAGGAACACGAGGATCTGGTGAAGAGGCTGGAACAATACAAAGCTACGTACGAAGAGCAG CATAAACTGCAGTGGGAAATGCGTCAGCGAGAAGAAGAGATCGCAGAATTGCAGAAGGCGCTAAGCGACATGCAGGTTTTCCTCTTCCAGGAAAGAGAGCAAGTTCTGCGTTTGTACTCTGAGAACGACCGGCTTAAAATCAG GGAGCTGGAGGACAGAAAGAAGATACAAAAACTCCTGGCTCTTGTTGGGACCAGCAATGGCGAAATAACCTACTTCCATAAGGAGCCCCCAAACAAG GTCACCATACCCCAGAGAGCAATCCAGTCAGGAGACCCACATGAGCGGAGAGAGAAGTGTACAGCACGGCTAG GTGGTAAACGAGTGTCGTTGAAATCTGCGGGGAAAGGTCATGTGGCCGATGTTCCAGACAAGGCTGATGAGCAAACACTGTTGCTTCAG ATAGAGGCCCTGCAGGCCCAGCTAGAGGAGCAGACACGTCTCTCCAAAGAGCAAGTAGAGTCTTTGTTGGACGACAGAAGGATTCGCATGGAAGAGGCACAAGTGCAGCACCAGAGGGACGAGGACAAAGTCAAACAATTAACCGAAAA ATTGAACAAAACCCAGAAGCTGCTGTATGAGAGCACAAGGGACTTCTTGCAGCTGAAATTCGAGAGTCGTGCTAATGAGAAATCTTGGATGGCGGAGAAAGACCGTCTTCTGAGGGAGCTCGACCGCTGCAGAGAGCAGCTGACCTCGGCTCATGACCCCGAGCGAGACAGAGAACATGAATTGCAAGTTCTACGGCTTTCTAAGGCTGAAAGAGCTGCTAGGACGTCACGCAGCGAAGAGGTCaag GCCCTATCAGAGCAGCTCGCCCAGGCTCACCGTCTTTCTGATATGTACCGAGAGCAATGTGTGTCATTGGAAGATGAGCTAGCAAAGATCCGGGAGGAAGGAGATGTGGGGCAAGAAATATTCAAG GAACGCTCCGAAAAAATGGCTAAGCGTCTGCAGCTTATGACCAAGCGCTACGAAGCTCTGGAGAAGAGGCGCAACATGGAGGTGGAGGGTTTTAAGAATGACATCAAACTACTGAGGCAGAGACTAAAAGATGTAGAGAAGCAACTGTTCAAG GTGACATTGAACATCGGCCCTGATCAGGACCTCGCCATCCTAAACGCTGTGCGACAGGGGAACAAACGGACGCGCAACATCCAAGGGGAGCTGCGTAGCCTGAAAGCCAAAATCTACGGCCTGGAGAATGAGCTCAGGATAGGATGA